A section of the candidate division WOR-3 bacterium genome encodes:
- a CDS encoding GNAT family N-acetyltransferase → MEGVKFDKTKSGKTLEEFISNPSFGALFLILISDEPVGYFCLTSSYTLENYGKDCFLDEIYIKPDHRKLGVGSEIIKYIENYLKNRDFKAIHLIVYDSNQEAHKFYLRNGFHDHSASFMTKLLKKD, encoded by the coding sequence ATAGAAGGGGTCAAGTTTGACAAGACCAAATCCGGAAAAACTCTTGAAGAATTTATTTCAAATCCTTCTTTCGGGGCTTTGTTTTTAATTCTTATTTCCGATGAACCTGTGGGTTATTTTTGTCTGACCAGCAGTTATACCCTTGAAAACTACGGCAAGGATTGCTTTTTAGACGAGATATACATTAAACCAGACCATAGAAAACTGGGTGTAGGTTCAGAGATTATAAAGTACATAGAAAATTATCTTAAAAACAGAGATTTCAAGGCAATTCACCTGATAGTCTACGACAGCAATCAAGAGGCGCATAAATTTTACCTCAGGAATGGTTTTCACGATCACAGTGCCAGTTTTATGACAAAGCTGTTGAAAAAGGATTGA